The genomic DNA CACATCCCTGACCCCATGACACCAGGCCATAGAGCTCTCCAATACACACCAGAGGGCTGCCAGAGTCACCCTGACacaacagagaagagagagtgtgagCCAGAAGGCGCTGGGTCCAATCAGACTTTGTAAGTATTTACTGAAAAAACTCACATTGCATGCATCTCTGCCTCCGTCCATGTATCCAGCACAAAACATCCTGCGTGTAATCATACCAGGATAGGCATTCTCACAGTCCGCGTCATCCACCGCGGGCACATCCAAACACTGCAGATGGCTCGGCATGTACactgaaacagacagagacgggaataaaacatgagaaatCTATAGTGCATCAAATATTTACAGGGGAAGATTGGgaagattcatttttttctactgCCAACAACAACTCGAACAATCAGTTTGTTCATTTCTTCAGTCTGACAGCAAATATCATCCCAAAGCCAAAATCACTCCCACTCAAACTTTtattattctattctaaaaactacaaataaaggTCACAATTTTGCTTTAGTTTCTCAATAATTTTCTTTAGCAAGATCAACACAATTTCTTTCCAGTTTCTCAGACTATAGTATTATTTGGagacctttttaaagcccagagctgaataaacagaataaacatTAAGGGTTGGATTTGTGGGATCTGCTAGTGGATGGTGCGGCTCTCTGTTGtcttacattttggaaaaaaggGGCATGGTCAGTTTGCactttcatatatatatatgcctcCCAATGATTACAATCTACCAAtataacatgtaaacattccCTTCTACTGACACGCTCTTTCATTTAACTTTGAGTGAAACTTGAGTATGAATGGTGAAGTTCTGCACAGATAAACTAAGACTTTGTCTCAGCAGGTGTTTGACCCTATCCTGTTTTTGGTGACCTAAAGTGTAAGCCTATGTATAAAACATTGAGGGAGCAAGTAATGCATCTTGCTAGCACCTTCCTCGCCATCCATGGCCGTGTTTCCCCAGCCGGACACAGAGCAGGGGAGCCCACCCATTGGGCAGCCTGTGGGCAGGGGAATGGGTGCGACTGCCTCGGTCACCTCCACCGGGTGGAAGAGCTTGATAAGCATAATGTCGTAATCCAGCGTCTGATAGTCATAACTGCAAATAGAGGAGGTACGTGTAAAGTAATATCAAAGAttcactgtgtttctcttcactgAATGTATGAGTGAATGAAAAAAGAGGATAGTTAAATTATGTAAAGACATTCTCACACTGGACGGTTCATTTCTTCACTCACCTAGGGTGCCAGATGATGGTTTCTGTCTTCATGAGTTGCTCTGTGCCCTCAAAGGTTCGCAGATCGTGTTCTCCCAGCATGATCTGCATTGCGTAGGGACTGAGAAAGGAGCAGAAATACACTCACATAATATGAAAGGCCAAAATGCATTTGGTTTGTTCAGTCTTTCTCTATTTTACTTAGACTGCACAACTCTATGAGCTTTGTCTTGACTGAACCATTAGTCTTCCaacttctgattctgatgtatttattttcaactCTCCACGAAGTCTAATGCATAAAATTGAATCCAGACGTGTAGGGGGAGGAATGGAACCTGACAACAGAAGGTAATGTGTCCATAATATTTCTCAGTCAGTAGCCTACATACTTACTTGTACCAGCAGTGGGCAACAGAGAGCACCCACTGCTTGTTGATGAGCACCCCGCCACAGAAGTGGTAACCATAGTTTAGGGAGGCCATGAAAGGACGGGAGTGCGGCTCACACTCCTGTCCGCCAATGATCCTGCCATCTTCGCGGGGAACTgccgctgaacacacacaaacaaacacacacgaggaGACAAAGGGTTTTTAAGAAACAGCTTACCATTCTAATATATCAGACACTGAGCTTAAGGTACACATGTGGCTAAGTGTGTGCTAAATGCAGTTTATATACAGTATCtaagtgtgtgtttctatctTTACCAGCAGCTCCAACCATCAGCAGTAGAGCGAGCAGTGTCATGTTGTCAGGTGAATGCTCAGAAGACACCTGTACACTCCCCGGCTCGTATTTATATCCCAGCAGCCCCACTGTGCTCATTCTGGTCCTCCcgcctcttctctctcctcctgttgaCCCCATCTGTGTCTTCACACACTGTTTTCCCTCTTGGCGTTAAGTGTCAACCCAAATCTACTTTCTTATCATGCTCCAATTTCTTTGTTTGCCCACTTCTGTCCCATCGTAGCTCACCCCCTGTGATTATGTCATCTGTGCACCTTATTTATAATGTAGACCAAGGTCTCCACACATTTATCACCTGTTTATGTTTCCCTCATGGCTCACTCTGGAATATAGTTAACTTATTTAAAGGCTTGTTCCAATTTATAAAGCGGCTTGATTTCAACCTGGAGACTTTGTTGGCAGAGATTTAGTTAGTTTCTGAGAAAAAAGTAGATAAATGTGCCTGTTTACGGCTCCACTTTTGGACGCCCTTGAAAGAAAGCCAAGACGGGTGAGAAAGAAGTCATCTGTGGtctcaga from Labrus mixtus chromosome 11, fLabMix1.1, whole genome shotgun sequence includes the following:
- the LOC132983777 gene encoding trypsin-like, translating into MGSTGGERRGGRTRMSTVGLLGYKYEPGSVQVSSEHSPDNMTLLALLLMVGAAAAVPREDGRIIGGQECEPHSRPFMASLNYGYHFCGGVLINKQWVLSVAHCWYNPYAMQIMLGEHDLRTFEGTEQLMKTETIIWHPSYDYQTLDYDIMLIKLFHPVEVTEAVAPIPLPTGCPMGGLPCSVSGWGNTAMDGEEVYMPSHLQCLDVPAVDDADCENAYPGMITRRMFCAGYMDGGRDACNGDSGSPLVCIGELYGLVSWGQGCALPNYPGVYVKVCEFLYWIEDVLADNS